The genomic interval CCAGATCTTGCCGTGAGTCCCCAGAGGCACAAGAGCAGCACAGAGCGCGATCCTTCCCGTGAGCTGGGTCCGGAGTGATGCTCTGACTGCCAGACTGGGCTTAGAGGGAACCTGCATCCTCTGTGTCAGAGCTGTGCTGATGCTTTCCCTGTCGTCTCTGGTTTTTGGCAGTGCCGCCCAAGCCAGGAGAAGTCCACCGCAGCAGAGTATATGAATTTTTTCAAACGGACTCAGGTACTGATCAATCCCACTGGGAGTCCCCAAAGGAGACACGTCCTGAAACCTGGGAGCACCTGCAGCAGTGCCCATTCcggagaaaaggcagaaagggagAGCGAGGCTCAAGTGTCTGCTGTGAAGGCCTGACTCCGTCCCCTCGGGTGGGGGTGGCACTCCCTGCTGCAGGAACGGGCTTTGTCCGTGTCCCCTGAAGGAGCGAACGGTGAAGCTGCTGCGCTCCACCCCTTGTGGCCTTCTGAGTTTTGTCAGTGGGACACCCTATCCGAAAGGGTGGGATGGTGCCTCCAGGCACCAGCACTGGGGGCAACAGAGAACTTGCTGGCTATATCAAAGGTGCTGCAGGCTTACCAGTGGTGCACAGAGCAGACTAAAGTCCAGAATTGCTCCCGCAGATGCACCCAATGAGAGAAGCGCAGATCATTCCAATGCTGACAGGAAAGGAGATGATTCCGAGGATGTAGTGACCGAACGTGTTTCCTGTGCTAGCGATACCCGAAATACCTGTATGATAGTTGCAGCTGTAATCCTGCTTCTGATCCCAGTCTCAATAGTGGTGTACATCATTTCCCGGCAGCAAACAAGGAAGGCAATGTAAGTTATTGGTTTCCCCCTCCACTGCTTCCTTAGGTAGCTGTTTGTAGCCATGAAGATTTTCTGGTCAGGCTACTGTGAAGGGGGAAGTTAGTGGTTGGCCAAAGAATTCTGCTGAGGTTCGCGCTGCTGTTGGGTGCCTGAATTGGCCTCTTAATTCCTGGGCCACCTCCTTGGTAGCCTGCTCTGGCTGGAGCCAGAGTGATCTCCGGCTGACCCTGCCTGGccaagagcagccccaggagcgACAGGCACAGGCAAAGCCAGGGCAGGACGAGAAGGAGCGGGGATGAGATCGCCCTAGAAGGCGAGATGCGCACTGTCACGGCTCCTGAGGGGGAACCTGCCCGGAGGAATCCCCCTGCTTGGCGGTGCCCTGAGGTGCAGGTGTCCACCTCGGCCAAGGGgagccagcagctcagctgtggtGTGAACCATGCCAGCTCTGGGCCGTGCTGCGGAGGAGAGTCCCCGTGTCCCGCCTGCAGCTCGGGCCTCAGCAggctcctctctccacaggTTCGGTCCGGCAGCAGGTTTCGTAAAACGTATTACCAACCTGTAGACCAGCAAACTCTCCTTGAGCCCGGACAGCTGCACCAGGCGTCTCCAGCACCCCTTGTATTTGAACCCGATGCCAGCAGCCACTGTTcctgcctgtaaaactgtcaTGCTCGCCCTCCTCACAGCCCTCTAGCCTGTCCCtggccactgtgctgcagcaagaCCAGCATGTTGGCCACCTTCCCTCGCATCACCCACCACCCCAGCCCTTCGGCAGGGGCTGAAGGAGCCCCCCCAGGGCAGGGCTTGGGGTGCGATGACAGAGCCCCCACCAATTGATTTGGGGATCAGCCCTTTCTATCCAAATAAAGGGGGACTGAGCTGTCACACATGTGTCCAAGTGCTACCAACAGCAAACCCAGCCAGGCACCAGCCCTGGCTGATCTCCAGGcctgggcacagccctggctgcCCACGGCGTGGGCAGGAACCAGGCATGGGGCTCCCCCCACCAGCAGCGGGGCCCAGAGGGGCTGGGTGAGCCCCCGGCCATGGCCAGCAACAGACAGAGACGCCAACCTGACCGGCGCACGGTGTGGGAGGTGGTGATGGGCGCCTGTTCTGGGCAGTCACATGGCCTGCGGAGGGTCCCTGGGGTGAGGGAACGTTTGTTGCACAACAGAAGTCTTCCCTGGTTAATGGGTCCTCGATGGGCCCTGATTGATGACCACGACCAGCTTGTGGTGCTGTCAAGTATGGACCCCATTGTGGGTGGGCGCTGAACCCCCTGTTACGATCCACCCTGAGCGAGGTTTCTACTGTGCACACAACCTGGGAAGAGGAGGTCAGTGTGCCCAGGACTGCAAACCTCCATCAGAGTCGGGTAGGGTGTCCTGGCTGGGCATGGCTGCTGAAGCCCAGCAGTGCCTCAGTCCAGCTCCTCTTCCCGCACCAGTGGGATCAGCCCCCAGCCTCCATGTCCCCAGAGCTCAGAGACATGGAATACACACACTGCTTCTCCTGCCATGCTGGAGCGTGGCGGCTGGTGGCTGGAAGACAACACGGAGCCGCCACTGCTCTGGCTGTGAGTCAGGGAGCCCACGTGAGGCCCCAGTGCCGGCGCTGACGCCCGCACGCATTCACACACCCTGCCCTGCGATCCCGACCCACCACGCAGCCCTGCAGGTAAGCACCAGGAGGGGTTTGGAAGCTTCTTGTGACTGAGACTGAGGGTGTTTTGGGTGGTGTCCTGGCTTTTCGTACACAGCTTTGTTGTTCATTACTGTCCAAGGCGCCACAACACTGTACAAGGGGTTGTGGTGCTGCAGGGCAAGGCACCAGTGTTCCCTGTAACCTCTATGTCATCCTGAATGCCCTTCCACATTtcgttttgttgttgttgcttggttgttgttttttttcccttgtaaaaTCGTTGTGGTAATCCCCTCATTCTATGTGTAGAGGAAGATTTGCTTGTCTTAACTTTCTCAGAGTACAAACACGAGCTCTTCTGGCTTCTGATGAATTCATTTTCTTGCCTTCAGAGCTTTCCAGTGACCACACGGAGGAGCATACAGTGTGTAAGGAGAAATAGAAACCAGGTAATTTCAAGTGGTGCATGTAAGCGCATGTGGGAGCACTGTCATTATTTCAGCAACGTGGACGGAAAAGAGGCAACAAACCGCGCCAGGTGTGCGGGTgcggggctggcagcagcacttGCACCGAGCCAGGGCTCGCTGTGAGAGCCGGCAGCGAGGAGGGAAGCCCCAGAGCTGCCGCACAGGGCACACGGGCTGTCCCCGCTCCCTGCTCACCCCATGGGGGTGGTCACGCTGAGCCTGGGGAGCTGCCCTCCCTGTGGTGACATGTACTTGGTGGGCTTCCACCTGCCTGTGTTCAAGGATGCTGTAAAGAGCGAAAGGCTTGGTGTTTTCTTATGTCTCTGTTGCATTTCAACTGCATTTGACAGCAGGAAGGCAAGGAGATGAATAGCAGAATTATCTCACTGGCGGCATTGCCTGAGGAGACTAGAGTAGGAATGGTGTCAAACCAAGCTGGCGTGGATCAGTTTTTATTGTCTCACTGGAAGAAACTACCAGCTTTCACCATGGCCACAGCCCTCCAGGACATCTGCCTGTGGAACCAGCCGCTAGGACCAGCCTAAGACTTGTAGGTGTGCTTTAAGAaggctgtttggtttggtttgagaaggagggcagggagggacTTAACATTtatgtttcaaataaaatgcagaaaggtTTGGTGTCAGCAAATAAATTATAATGAAAGGTAAAAGTAGTTTCAAAGAACAAAGGTTTAGGATTGTctaggttttgttttgaagtcaAAACAACCTTATTTCacttcatttatcttttttgttgttgttgttgtttcaatCCCATTGAACAATTTCACTCAGATATATTTCAGCAGCTAAGATAAAGTTGTATATGGAAGTTATAAGCTTCACTTTCTAAGCAATGGGGAGAATCTGACTGTGCACACAAATTTTATTCTAACATGTTAAAAAGACCTCACTGCAATTAAATTGTGATTTGCTGTGGGGAAAACAAGATGAGATCTGTTGTTCCTGTCATTCCTCAATGAGCTCACGGTCAGACTGAAATGCCAGTGTATTATCATCCTTCCCTCATTATGAGGTATAATCAACTAAATCACTTTTAAAACATACAATAATTAAATGCCTATACTTATCCTTTGTTTAGATCtgattttctttccagaagagTCACAAAGGAATTAATTGTCCATAATCTAAGAGAAATCATGTATCCAGCTTCCTTAGTTACGTAAAGCCTGGCGACTGACAGGGCTTAGCTGTGCTGGAGGCACAGGAAGGCAGACGGGAGCAGATTCTGGCTGCTCCTGGATCCTCTTGTGGCACCCAGGTCTTATCAGAGCGGGATGCATTAGGCAAATGTGTTTCTGTTGCTGGTACAGCTGAGCACTTCGGTCATTCGGGTGGGCAAATGACCAGTTTTAAGGTAAATCAGTCTGATAGCAAGAGGTTGACAGCACCTCCTGTGCCTCCAGTGTTCTATCTGCTCTTGCTTTGTGCGTGGGGGGACAGATCTGCCACTGCCCACCTACTCGCTTTGCCTTGGGATGACGCAAAGTCAGCGTACGGCAGCTCCTGCGACAGGTTCATGGCACAGGAAGAGCAACCGGCCTCGAACGTGCCAATGAACGTGGCCTTCACTAGGTGTTAGGAGCCCCAAAGACAGACCTCCTAATTTCACTCAGCAGTAAAATCTgtagatatttataaatatttttataaaatggaACTCAGGgagaagataaatatttatatttagcaTAATTTTGTTCCTTTAGGCCTGGTATTTTAACTCTGCAGTCCTCGAAGAAATCTAAAGGATTTAGCTTACAAAAGCAAACGCTCTCGGAAGGTTTAAGCTGAGTAAACAGAGAGGCAAGAAAGACACTTAGATGTGCTGAAAACCATGGCTGAAGATACATAACTGCACAGAAATTATGTTCGTTATTGTGTGTCTGAGAACGAGTTTGTCCAGGGTGTGGTGAGCTGGTTCCTGTGTTTCAACAGGAGCTGTTGCTGACCCAGCAGAGGGCACAGATGTGTTTCCTGCATTCCCTATCGGGTGCTCACAGTCTCACTTTGCCAGCGACTGTCACTCAGCGCTGCTGCCGCAGCTGCAGCATCACAGGCTGTATGTAACTCAGGCAAGGTTTATGGGAGAGGCAAGAACTTTTATTAGACTAATTGATAGAGTTCAAAGCTTGTTTGTCCCAAAACTTGCCAGTTTTTCCAGGTGTGTCAGGTggttaaataaaatgtgttatCTGCCATTGTAGATGTCTTGCATAGAGTCACCATTGAGAATACTTTCAGAATGTTCttaaaatactaatttctttttctcGCAATGCACGTAGGAGGTAGGTAAGCAGTCTCCTAGACTTAACCTTTAGAAGCGGTTCAAGAGGTTACGTAATTTTCCCAGAGCCAAACAGCAAACCAGTGGCTAAACAGAGTTTCAAACTAAGGACCTCATCGCTTGAAGAACACTTGCAGCCTAGGAATGGAGAAAGTCCCCAGAATCACCAACATACCAAAAATGTGGGACCTCGACCCTTGTTCCAAAGGAGAGGTGTGGGGGGGGGTCTGTTTGTATCTAATTTCCTCTCTCTGACAACTGACACATGAAAaagttgttctgttttcagaatgaaaatggTTTTGCTTGTATGTTACACTGTCCTTCTGAAAATATCAACTGGACCCGTTTTGGATTTTCTATTGGAATATTTTCTGATTGATGTGATGATGTCTAGAAAACTGAAACTgcctgaaggaaaagaaagagtttTCCACCTGGCAAATTTAAAGGAAATACTTAGTTTTCAAACTGCTTGATTGAAAGTGTTTGGTTGAATGGACCAAAAGTCATATTGTAAGAAAAATTGTGGGTGTATAAATGTTTTCCTGGTGCACCCTGCATAGTGGAAACAACAGTTCAGGGCCCACAAAGATCTCCTTTTGCATCTCTCAGTACAATAGTGGTTTAGTTGAACGGTTGCATGAAAGGAGATGTAGTCAGTGCAGGATGCCTGGACCTCAGTACGCAGAGGAAACTGTTCAGAACCACAACCACCACAAGAATAAAAAAGCATCATCAGAATGAAACAGCCTCAAAACAAATTTTCTTGGGCAagtctagcaaaacaaaaggaaaaaattggaTTTGGGCGATGTcagaatgttttatttccatGGCAAATACCAGTAAGAAATCTGGAATTGAaacttaacatttttaattcataaaCCTAAAGCTTGTGgaaatttccttttcctgacaGCTTGGAAAGAATAGATGTTGAAGTGCAAATTCTTCAGTGAAACAAGGATCCCAAACCCTGTGGGGCTCTCCTATGAACTATTTCTACTATTTTCCCCGATTGGTACATTTTAAGTATAGGGATGTCAAAGGTACAGAATAATTGTTCTGTTTTGTGAATGGAACAGGGTCTATTGAGTTACTCACCTCTGTGGTAAAGAGTTAATTAGACACCTTGGTAGttgtaaaaaaacaacaatgtgAATGATCAAGTCAGACTTCTTTTCGTTTTACTCGTAATCAGACTTTTGTTTCTTAATAACCAAAGGCCAGCCCAGCAAGACTTACTCAGAGGAGAATTCACAGGAAGGTAAATGAATCATGATGTGAAACTCCCATTGCAACAGAGAAGTGATTTCAAAACTGAAGTGCCTAGAGATAGGCGCCGTGTTTGCAGAAAATCAAGTGTAAGACAGAAAAATAGAGAAGGTCAGGCTGATCTGTTTCTAAATatgctttttctccccttttgaACAGGTACAGCAATGGAGGACTTGAATGGCCCATTCCCACATCTTACTGAAGAACAGCAAGGTAAGGGTAGCACACAAAGATCAAAGCTTCAGCTCATTCACAATACACACAACAGTGTTTGCTGGGGTGGCCACAAGTAAATGAAACTTGCTTCCTCTGAAAAGATACTCCATCCATCTCCTTGCTTGTGAAAGACAGACCAGCAGCCAGTTCCTGGCTCTTCCACAGGGTTCTCATTAGGCCTTGGGCATGTACTTGTGGGAATTTAGATGCAAGGAGGAGATTTTGCTGTGTATTAAATGCCTCATAAGCTATCTCAGGATCTTGGTATCCAGCCCTTTGTGTGTTTGTGCCTGTCTATAAAACAGCATGGTCAGAACAAGCACCTGATAAATAGCTAGAAATACTTCCCCTGCCTCTCTGAGACGATAGACATCAGTAACTTGTATGGACTATTGACATTTTTCTACCGCTTTCTGGCAGACTGAGTTGCCTTATGCAATACAGCAGTAGTCTGTACCCTGTACGCTAATATGCTGATGTTGGGCAGCCTGTTAGAGTCTGATGCCTGATGTTAGAGGCTGACTTTAGAATCTGATAGAGTCTGAGATCTGTCAGGACAGCCATACCTAGCACCACAGGAACGCTACCACACAACCCACTTCTGCTGCTCCACAGtgatttgcttgtttttcccccCAGGCGTCTTCCAGAGGAGTTTTACTGCTGATGCCAAGTACTTGGAGAACCATGAGAAAATGAACCAGTCCTTCTGGGAATCACTTGTAAAATGTTTAGCCACCACCAATCCACCTATTCTGAATACCGAAGAACAGAACAATGTAAGTTACTAGAGAAACATGCATCTTTTGTATGACATGGTTATACAGATACTTTTATACTTCTCTGATACACTTGGGGGAGAAAAAACCTACAGTCCAATTGTTTGATATCTAACACATGCTAAGTGCTGTAAAAGGGCACTTAGATAAATGACACTCAGGCTCCTGCTTTTTACTTTATTGTTCTCCATGTGAAAAAGTAACTGGCTTTGTATAAATTCCTCAGGATCAGTTTAGCTCACTGTTTTCTAGGCAAGACCATTGGTAGTGACATTTTGCTGCAAGATACAGCATGTCCATTTTTAGACCCTATATTTCTCCAGCTCTTTAAATAGCCAACTATTAACACACCTTTTTCCCAGTTGACGGCTCTGCTCTGAGTTGCTGAATGGAGTTTACATTCTCTTCCCACCTTTGGCATTACTCTTTGTCCATGATTTTCAGCTTGTATGGTGGGGGCAGGGAATTACATTTCCCACAGATGGGGTGAGATACATTCATCTGTATAGCAGGATATGTTTTTACAGGCTGTATTTTATTGGAAGGACTATTTGTAAATATACTTCCCTTTCTTTCAGCTCCTCAAGAGCTGCAATGTCCTGCCTGGAGGCTGTACAGCCTGTCTGAAAGCCATAGAGAAGAAAGGAGCCAAGGCAATGGCTGTTCTTTACCTCTTCATGAAGACAACCAACCCATCTGGGTATAGGCAGCTGCCCAGCTGCAAGGAAAAGGGTGAGTCCTACCTGGCTGCTTGTCAGCTATTTGATTAAAATTACTGCAGTGCCAGTGGGACTTGACACCAGCTTGAAAACGCTGATATATTCTTGGAAGTGACTATTGGTGAACAACTGAAATGTCTCGAAATACTGCTTAGAAAAGTCAGTTAGGTACTGTGATGATGGGAGCTGaagttttttctttagtttgaCTTGGcttcttttggggaaaaaaatcctattaGTTTAGGGAGAGAGGATGTCCTGGGATGATGATGccaaagacatttttctgtcttaaagTGGTGCTGCAGTATTTCTGTCTAGATGAATTCATGACACCCAGGATGCCTTTTTGCATGGGCTGTTATCCAGCCAGCCTGGACCATTCTGTGCACTCATATtgcaaagaaatcaaaaaatGATGAACGTATTCTTGCAAATGACCATAGAACACGTGTAACAGTAACTACAAGGAGTGGATAGAGGATGCCCCTCAGGGTGCTGAACCTGACAACAAGATACAATGTCTGCACTGTACTTCTCACTTGCGTAGTTGTGCAATAAGAAACCAAATGCAGTTCCACAGGGTCCATAGACTCATTGTCTTTAATAGGTCACTGCTGCATTCACTTAAGATGACCCTGGATTTAACTGGAGATCCTCAGGGAGAtcctgcttctgtttctgccttGATCAAATCTGTTCATGAAGGGGAGAGACCTCCCATCCCGGGGAGCAGCCCAGCTTTGCTCGTCTGTCGGATTAGGGAAGCTGGTCACAGCAGGGACCCCCTTCCTGCTCCTGTACAGCGAGCAGCACCGCGCAGCTGGGGGAACTGTGTCCAGCTGCATTCGTCCAAATATTCCAGCTAATAATGAAGAGATGCACAGACCTGCTGGCCCTCAGAGCTGAATGTGAAGGTGTTAAGaaccagctgcagctccagcctcccAGGCCAGCAGCCGGCCAGAGCCCGGCGCGGCACCCGCGGGTTCGTGTCCCGCGTGGCTCTGCGGGCGCCGCTCTGTGCCAGCAGAGGGTGCTGGCACCGCGCACACGCGGGGAACCGGCGCAGAGCGCGGGCTGACGGGAGAAGCGGCCCCGGGAAGGGTGAGCAGCTAAAGCGCCTTTCAGCTGCTATTGCTGCAGGGAGCGAGAATTTTCACAGGGCAAATTAAAGGCCAGAATATGAAACTTCAGCCATCTACCACAGCCATTTAAGAAAGTCTAGACAGTAGTGTATAAGATGCTTTCATTCGTAATGCTTTGTACTACTTGTGTGCAAAAACCACAGCTGAAATAAGACTAAGGGTCTTTAATAAAGCATTGTGAAATCTGTTATtctaatgtttttttctctatgtataaaacagatgaaaaattcAAACTCCTGAAGCGATTGGAAAGGAATCTCATGCTTTCACAAGGGGcaaaaagagctgaaaactCACCCCATGAGTCCATGGATGAAGATATACAAGGTaacaagattattttcttttttcctaacaCACAATTTAGTCCGATTGCACATTCATGAGAGACTCACATCGGAGACTTGCAGAAATTCAGTAACAATTTTGCATAACTctgaaaaaaagtaagagaatATTCAAAAGGGAGAACACAGAAGATAATCAGTACCTTTAgattcagcagcagcaaaacagtGGCTGCCTCTGCTTTTGTGACAGTTGGAGGTTTCAGAAAGGTACAACCCTGCTGCAGGATTTCTTGCCAAATATAAGATCATCACTTCTATGATCTTCAGTGTATTTATGGACTAGACTGGGGTGTCAAagtcattttcactgggggccacgtCAGCTTCACTGTTGCCTTCAAAGAGGcgaatgtcattttaggactggataaatataactactcctacatttacagtccaggggggttgtggagtctccttctctggagacattcaaaacccgcctggacatgttcctgtgcgacctcacctgggcgttcctgctccagcagggggattggactagatgatcttttgaggtccctgccaatcccaaacatactgtgatactgtgatactgtgtgatttATGGAAAATGAGAGAGACTAAGAAGTGACAGGCAACATGGGAGTGATAATGCTGATATTGGCTTATTGTGTTGTGTAAGGTCACTAGCTGATTAAGATCGAATGAATTGcatttagaaataatattttcaaactaATTGGCAGTGCTGATGATGTATGTGTTTAAAATAAGAACTTTCCTATTATACCCCTTTATACACCATTATTATATTATGAGCAAACAACTACAGTGCTGTTGTTTCTGATACTGCTGGcgcatttttatttaatatgaaGAAGAAccattttctctctccagaCAGCGATGAGGAAGatttaggaaaacagaagacTGAAGGCAAATTACTTGGAGGTAGGACAAAGTGACAATAGTATTGATTTTTACTAGAGACAACTAATATAAACCCTCTTCTGAACAAAGGTGTATTAACAGGTATAGACATAACAAAAGGACCAGTCAGAATTTGGTGGTAGGAAGGGCATTTCCCACAAGATAAAGCTCAAGTAATACTGACACTCAGCCATGCCCTGTGGTTTGAGTCGGACCAGGAGAACAGCAAAATCTGCTGTGGTGGGAGAAGTCCTGCTGCCTGGGTTTGCACAATTGCCATTGAAATGCAGCAAAAGAGTTTTGAAAGTATCTAGCACAGCCACTAGCAGGGTCTGCAGTCAGCCCTCAGTGCTGATCATCAGCAAGGACCTTGGGTCTCGTTCCTgaggcttttcctttccttccaaaggaaagatggaaaataagCACAATGCAGATAATGTCTTGTGTCGACCCACAGAAATAGCTATCAGCTTGTGGCATAGAACCATAGatgtaaaaaagtaaaggttttaataatttaattaatgtCTTAAGTTGATCTTAGCCCAGATGTAAGAGCAGATAATTTAAACTGACATTAGGTGATCTAATTCTACCAACTCCAGCTATTGTGAGAGATGGAATATGGAGAGTTAATAATCCATTCATGTTTCCCACTTTCAAACTGTGTAACTCACAACAGAGCTGCCCTCTCTGAGGAGTCAGTCGGTACCTACCTTGTCACCTTTACACAACCACAATTTCAACAGAGCTGCAGGGGTTAGGACAAACAGCAAGGTATGGATACTTATTATGGATATTAATCTACATCATATTTGTGTCATATTTTAGGGAAAGCAGCAGAGGTTGCTCCCTATGGACATTCAGGTAAGAGTTTCCAGATAATCTCATCCTGCTGGAAGACCGTAGCTGCAGTTTCTGCTTTCTGACATgcttatatattaaaaaataaccctCTTGCTGTTAATTCCTTGGTTTTCAGTTAGTCTGGTGTTGGGGCTGGGCATGGTGCAAAGGTTTTGTTGCAAGCTTCTCATAGTGGCTACTATGTAGGTCTGCCTGGTTCTCACAAGATCAGCTGACAGCAGTTGTCATCCTTTTTAGGGGAAAACCCAGCAATTCTGTTGAGCAACTATTTGGTCTTTCCTGAGAAAGCTAGGCAGTTCTCAACATtcccctcagccctgcaagacTGGGGGGAGCTGGAACCTGGTTTCTGCAAAACAGCGATACTCAGCTCTGGACGCTTTCCTCAGTCGGCTCTGAGCACAGAGCGCTCCCCAAGAGGAGATGCAGGTGAAAGTCAGGTGACAAGCGGCAGAGTACCAGCTGAGGGGCTTGCACACACAGCCAAAGGCAAATTTCCTTTCATCAGGgactgctgagcagcagcagcacagatgtAAAAGCCCAGAGCAGGAAATTTTCAGTGGCTTGATGGCATTACCGTCATCCCTCCCACTCCGAGGCCAACATGACATTCATTAGTTCAGAGGCAGACAGCCCAGCAGACCAGCCTCTTGGAGAGGTCACCTGCTCAACCAACTTTTATGCTGTGGTTGGGCAGGCTGCTGTGACTTGGGCTGTTTCAGCTGAGGACAGAGCTGGGGAGAAGACAGAAGTCGCAGCACAATCCCTAGGAGAGATTTTTGAGTGACTTATCCCCAGGGAGCTACATAAAATACCAGGGTAGAGAAATATATTGTAATACAATATTCTCCCCACCTTGACAGGGGCAGAAGGAGGATTACAGGACACTGAAAACATTTAGCTAGTGCAGGACGCTGTGCCTACTGCATTGGACAGGCACAAGCGATAcacacctgcagctctgcttggtTCCAGCTTCAGTTCTAGCAACTGAACATTAACACAGAGGCCACTGATCTTCTACTCCCCAGCTATTTCAAAGACCCTTCGATCGCTGTGAATTGTcagttttattgtttatttaacATCTGTTCTTATGCCCtcttaacttctttcatttcctGTCACTTTCAAGTGCTCTTG from Columba livia isolate bColLiv1 breed racing homer chromosome 10, bColLiv1.pat.W.v2, whole genome shotgun sequence carries:
- the TMEM40 gene encoding transmembrane protein 40, giving the protein MEDLNGPFPHLTEEQQGVFQRSFTADAKYLENHEKMNQSFWESLVKCLATTNPPILNTEEQNNLLKSCNVLPGGCTACLKAIEKKGAKAMAVLYLFMKTTNPSGYRQLPSCKEKDEKFKLLKRLERNLMLSQGAKRAENSPHESMDEDIQDSDEEDLGKQKTEGKLLGGKAAEVAPYGHSEITRREDSAGDAYENTRLRQWAVRWMGIRKDDEFFHFVILCFAIGALLICYYYYKDWTISLGTGLITFASLETTGIYFGLVYRIRSVLDSFVPLIDKFRPTGMRKAA